The nucleotide window GGTGTTTTAAATTCAGCTGCCACCTCAAATATTGGCCATTTCATTCTCCTACAGTTTCAGCCTGAAGCCTGTAGGAATTCTACTCTGAGTATGctttaaaggggaaggaggaagaatagggggCAGAGGAGCTAGAATAAAGCAATACAGGAGCACAGAACAGGAGAGAGCGCTCGAGCCAAGGGGGTTGGGGAAGCAAGCATAAAAAAGGCTGACAGAAAGGAAACAGAGCGAGATGCAAATAGgcaagtggaggggacagaaagcCAAGACCTCAGATCCCCACAAATAAGTGAGCTTCAGATAATGGAACaataattaatcagtggcatttattgagcccagagcactaaattaagcaATAACTGTACTAAACAATAGCCTGCAAAGTTCTCCTATGGCCTAGTAGGGAGAGATTAAAATTGGCCACGACAAAACTTCAAGGTTATGACTCTTATAGGTTAGAGCACAGAAATCCTTCCTTAAATCACAAGAATCTCAGTGTTATGTCCTATCCCAATTTCCCTGGGTCCGCTCGACCCAACCGAAAGGTTAGAGCGATGAAAGGCCTTGTCCCCAAGAGGGTTGGAAATATGCAGTAAAAAGAAAGTTCACTTACCTAAGGGAGACTTAATCACGGTGAGATGGACCATTACCGACTGGGTGAAAGGCAACCCTGCCATGCTAGCTATACAAGTCAGGGTACCATTGCCTTGTGGCGTCAGAGAAAGGATGCTCACTAAACTTTGAAGGTCACCGGGCTTGGGGAAGGAATAATAGCTCGAGTGATTTACGAGAACATCGATCACCCAACTAATATTTGGCAGCGGGTCCCAGCCTGAGGCTTCACAAATAATTTCATGTGCTTTATCCTCAATTAATACAAGGCTATCATTTTTAATACACAAAGATCCATTGactatggaaagaaaaaaaaaatatatcagaGGACATGACAATAGCATCTCTATTCagactatttttttttcattcaacttTACAAAATCATATTTGGAATTGACTTCCCCAGAGGACCGAGAGTGAGATTTTTTAGGCCAAGTCTAGGTTAAGAGAACGTGGTTCCCCTTAGGGCAGTCATCTGCAAGATGAATGGATTTGGGGCATGGTAAAGAAAAGCCAACTTTTCTTAAAGTTTACCTACTGGAAGAGAAATCCAGGTAAAAACCAAATATTGTAAGGACAACGATGAATCAGAAATCTCACACCAAAATACTGTGGGAACCCTGGATCcagaaaagcaccatggcctagtggaaagaggatgggcctgggagttggaggacctgggttctaacctcagctctgcccctggcacgctatgggaccttgggcaagtcacttagcttctcagtgccacagttccctcaactgtaaaatggggattcaatacctgttctccctcctccttaaactgtgggtcccatgagggacaggagctgtgtcctacctgattaacttgtatctaccccggcacttagaagagtacttaatacatagtaagcgcttaacaagtagcataattattattaccctcaagaATTAAACTTGAAAAGGAAACAAGGTGCCTGACACAGACCCAGCCTTCAAGAAATACATTCAGAACCACTGAAAGCACCTGATTCAAGACTTCCTGAAGCATTTCCAGGCAGGAGATCAAAACTGAATTTCCCATTGGCTTTTAAGAATGCCTTCTGATTCTATGGCAAATATTTACTCAGGAAGGTGGTGTTCAAAGTTTTGGCAAAGAATGACTGTGTCTCTTTGATCTCAGCCCATCTAGGTTTGGGGCTGGCATGTAAGAAAAGTATTTCTAGATGCTAATCCTTGGCTCCCAAAGCAAAAAGGAAATGAGTAGCTCCATTGTAAGATCCCTTTTGAGGCCAGTGAGCATCTTGGAATAAAGCTGCCCTTTACATTTGACAACAACGTTACAGAACAGGCCAGGGTCACTGAAAAGATGGATGTGTGACTGACATTCTCTTCCCCATTGTTTGCATGTAAAGCTAGATTCTTCTTTCCCCATGCACAGCCTGTCTCTTgatagcccaagtgcttagtacagtgcttcacacagactaggcactcaataaataccattaatttaataCACGAAGGCTTTGCTCAAATAGACCAACTCCTCTCCCGACTGCTACTCTCCAAGCGGGTCTTATCTGCTGCAATAGCCTCCCAATTGTCCATTGTTGTATTACATTGTTTGAAACTGGGCTTCTCCATTTTTACATTACTTATTCTGCCTTCACAAGATTGTGCATGCCTCTTTTCAGTTTACTACATATCAGTTGCTTGGTGATCTTGTTGTCACCAATTCTCCTCCTGTGCTCCCTCCCTGAAGAACTGTGTTATTGTGAGCATTGTTTCAGTGCACATGAGCTATGTCCTCGGACCATTTGTTGGTGATCTGGTCCTGTCTTTGAATGCTGAAtatagtacctaagtgctttcgACTCGATTAAGAAACCTCATGGCCCATTCGATCAGGCGCAACAACACAGATCGTCACTTCTGCTCCATAATTTATGGTCAGAACAAGAAGTTTCAGCCATGTTGTATCAGGTGGTTCAGTAACATGACCAAATTGCATGGTACATTAGGAGACTGGCAACCTCAAACCATAATTCCCAGAATAGAGCAACACTGAAGACAGGAAACACAACCCCATCCATTAAACAGAATTCATACAATGACTCTGATAAGAAAGTTTTGAGTGCACTTGGATGTTACATAGTTGTACATAATAACAAGGTCTCCAGGATTAGCCTCTGAAAGCCACTATTCATCAGAATGGCCTTTAGACAAAAAAAGAAATACAACTGGGGCAAAAAATATACCACTAAATCAAAATACATCTAGAGAAGGAAGTCAGTGAAGGTTCAGCTGTGGGCTGGAAAATGATTAAAGGGTTGATAAGGGAGAGAGCTATGGGGAAAGATTAAAGGACCAGGAATAATTTAGCCTGAAAAGAATGCTGAGAGGTAGCTGAAAAATGGCATatttgataacaacaacaacaatggtatttgttaagcgcttactatgtgccaagcactgttctaagcactggggtagatacaagatcatcaagttgccccacgtggggctcacagtcttaatccccattctacagataagggaactgaggcacagagaagttgtgatttgcccaaagtcacacagcaaagtggtggagcccgggattaggacccaggacctctggctcccaaacccaggctgtttccactaagccaggttgcttctcgAGACCAACTGGGTCTCCATCAACTGATAATAAAACAAGAGAAAAATCACTTGAGTGTACAGCCATAAGCAACTTCATACTGAGTGAAGCCAATGGTCCATTCAACCCAAATGCTCAGACAACGAGCAATAGAATGCTTGGTGGAATGTGACATCCATCCTCGTGATTTGGGACCATCTAATGCCCTTAACTTTGCCATTTACATCCCTAACTAACAGTCCAGCAACCTCTCCTGCATTAATTCATCCAAATTCCTTTGGGATGTACCGATATTTTGGACCTGAATAGCTTGATGTGGCAATCAATTCCATAAGCTTACCACCCTCTTCGTGCAGTTTGTTTCGAGCCTACCACCTCCAATTTTCATCAGGGGATCCCCTCGTACTCCGAGTGTAGGATCTGAACATTTCTGAGTTTGCCCCATCCTCCCCGGGGATCCCCTCGTACTCCGAGTGTAGGATCTGAACATTTCTGAGTTTGCCCCATCCTCCCCTATGGTTATTTTATCAACTTGAATCAAGTTCCCACTTATACTTCGGTTAAAATAATTTCCTGATTCTGGAATGAATTGGAGTCATTCCTTGAACATCTTTAAGTTCAGAAAGAGGAAAGTCTATCTTATTGTTTAACTGCAGTAGAAAAAAAACTACATCGAGGAAGGGGGATTGACCAAGATGACCTTCTCCAGCCCTAACAGTGACATATACATACAtgtgcatgtacatatatatatatataaaagcacacacacatatgtatatatcctgtatacatAAAGATGACACTGACGATatttgtgtgtggatgtgtgtgtgcacgcatatGTGTGAAAAGTTCAAAGCAGGGCCCACAATTCTGACCGCTATGTCCACATAAAAAGACTCTCCTTGTGTGGACTTCCATTACAATGTAGGCTTAAAGAATTAAATACAAATACTTCATTTATGAAAAAAACAGGAGAAGATGTAGACTGACCTTGAACAGAAAGAAATGCGATTCCTTCTTTAGTGCTGTTCTGGAGACCACATTTGATTTTTCCAGAATCACTCCGCCGCACGTCACGGATAATTATTTCAGAGGTAAAATAGTCCCCAGATTGGTAACTCTCGGGGATGATGCGATCACTTGAAATTATGGGTCCATTGACAGTGACACTCAGGGATACCTGGTCGTTGATATACCACAGAATCAGCTGCCAGCCCTGTGAGACTGTGCAGTTAAATCGCGCCTCAGAGCCTTCCAGGACCGTTACATTTTGGGGGCCTTCTGTAATGTGGGAACAGGAACCAGACACTgaagacaaaaaaataaaataaaaaattcagATTTGTaaaccagtcaatcagtaatatttactgaacacctgagatgtgcagagtactgtttaaGCAATTGGGAGGGGCCAACAGAAGGAGGaaacatgattcttgcccacaaggagcttacagtctaacaggaggaGACAAATAGGAGAAAGAATGGCTTAAATGGTCATGCTCATAAATGTACAAAAGTGCAatagaggagatgagagagaaggtggTTCTAAGAAGTTTTGagaatattatttatattaatgtctgtctccccttctaggctctgtttgctgtggatagggaatgtctactctgttgtactgaactatcccaagtgtttagtacagtgctctgctcatagtaatcattcaataaataccattgaagatgagaaaaaaagagagggcaAAGGAATTAGTGTCTAGGGGATGGGTTCCAACTATTCCCAATTTTGCCCCtcatgtagagagagagagagagagataaggttTCTAACTAGACCAGAACTCAGGCCACTGAATCTCACCCGACAGAATCCTCTAAGTCCAGGCTAGGAAACCAGCAGGGCTAAACTCCCACTTTTCCATGGATTCTCTAGAACTCATCGATCCTCCCAGGAATCAATCTGGCCTCATCACAAATCCAAATCTGCTTCACATTTTGAAAATGGGAGAAACCACACTGAGAAGCCTGGAACTCCAAATCTCTACCTtttctttaaataaaaaaaattgaacaaaaaaaaaagcaccaatcACTGCATATTGTGTGTGCTATTATATGTGCTTTGGGGAACCAGTTCAGTTCCAACTATATTTCTCAGTTCCAATATAGTCAGTGTTTTTAATACACATTTTTGTCTAGAACGTGGTTAAGGAATCAAGGAAGTTTCTTCAGTCAACCTGAGTCTGTTTGGATAAGGCGAGCCATGATGTGAACATTCCTCAACGTGGGGCCCCTGCTGGGGTCACTGGAAAAAGCCCCACTCTGGAAattaggagtcctgggttctagtcctagtctACCCATAGCCGGCTAACATGggtgaggattttgacacctgtatacatgttttgttttgttgtctgtctcccccttctagactgtgagcccgttgttgggtagggaccgtctctatatgttgccgacttgtacttcccaagcgcttgctctgcacacagtaagcgctcagtaaatatgacaatgaatgaatgatggcacatGCGCTTTTCAATGTGATGTCCCTTCACCCCCAACCTGCTCATTACACTTGGCGCCTTGGCAAGACGAGACCTCAACACTCAGGTTATAGGAGAATTAAGTATATTTGCTCTTTTTTATATGCTTGGATTTTACCCACTGCATAGTTGGTAATATATGTCATTCATCTTCTCCATGGGAGTGTAAGCTCTTCAGGGCCAGGGACTTTTTCTTCTGTGGACAGACAGTAGTTCGGACCCTGATGATGCTCAATACACTCTGATAACCTTAACGATTGGTTGTTTTGAGGGGGGAAGGAGTGGGTTGAAGGGATGATGCTAAAGGACAGCGAGAATTAGGAAAGATAGTCaagtggggaaagtcagggggacagggaggattattattagtagttataataataatagtggtatttgttaagtgcttgatatgtgccaagtgctggggtaactacaattcaatcagatcagacacagcctctgtcccacttggtgagaagcagcgtggctcagtggaaagagcatgggctttggagtcagtggtcaggggttcaaatcccggctccgccaactgtcagccgggtgactttgggcaagtcacttcacttctctgtgcctcagttacctcatctgtaaaatggggattaagactgtgagctccccgtgggacaacctgatcaccttgtaacctccccagtgcttagaacagtgcttggcacaaaataagcgcttaataaatgccatcattattattgagaaacagcgtggctcagtggaaagagcacaggctttggagtcagaggtcatgggttcaaatcccagctctgccacttgtcagctgtgtgactttgggcaagtcacttaacttctctgtgcctcagttacctcatctgtaaaatggggatgaagattgtgagccccccacatgggacagcctgttcaccttgtatccttcccagcgcttagaacagtgctttgcacatagtgtttaacaaatgccatcatcatcatctaaaggtgaggaagaacaagtattgaaccccaatttcacagatgaggaaacagagacccaaagaagtgaagtcacttgaccaaagtcacacagtagggaaatggcagagccaggatgcgaatccaggtctcctgactcccaggcttgcgctcTCGGTAACCAGGGTTCCAAGTCCCATGAACAGTCTTTCCTTCAACCCTTGACCCAGCAATGGGGGAACTCCGGGCCTGACAGTGCTCACACCCTCCAGGTGTGGCATTGTAAAATACTGCTGGGCACTTGTGATGTCTCCATTCCAAAGTGCACTTTTTGAGTGGGTGGCTGTAAACACTGACACATGCATCCTATCCTTGGCTCAGACCCACAGGAAGTTATTTTCAAGGGCAAGTGCTGGCCTTATCCCatcacaccttgattactgtatcagcatcctggctgacctccctgcctccactccagtccatacttcactctgctgcctctaCAAACTGTTTAAACCAcgtttcaagaacctccagtggttgtccatccacttccgcatcaaacagaaactccttgccatcgactttaaagcactaaatcacctggtcccctcctacctcaccttgctactctcctcctacagcccaacctgcacactttgctcctctaaagccaaccttctcactgtacctcgaactcACCTATCTCGTTGCCAACTTcgcatccacatcctgcctctggcctggaactccttccctctttatatcccagggacaattactctccccaccttcaaagccttattgaaggcacatctcctccaagaggccctccctaagtcttcctttcctcttctcctactgcatcgccctgacttgctcccttcattcatcctccccctcccagccacacagcacttaggtacgtagctgtaattttatttatattaatgcctgtctccccctttagactgtaagtttgttgtgggcagggaatgtgtcttatattgtactctcccaagcgtttagtacagtgctctgcacacagtaagcactcaataaatgtgattgactgactgactctcttaGTCCTCAACTTCACCTCCCTCTACCACAGGTCAGAACAATGACAGACCTTAGCAGAGTAAGGGTAATCTAGCCCTCTCTctatcttttcctttctcccctctttttaTCCCCAGTTTCCATTCTCCAAAATAAGAGCTCAGTTTGGGCTGTGGCTTCCTGAGGCCCAGCTCCAGGATCTGTGGGCAAAACTGGAAGAAAGAATGCCAGAAAAGCATGGCCTTCCAACTTTTGCCCACCTCTgaacctgtctttccccacttccctctccagCGGCCTGAAATAGAGGGGGGTTGCACCATTCCCACAAATATTAAGTACAACTGGGGGGTTCCACTCAGAGCCAGAGAGCAGAACAAAGACTTCTCCCTATACTTCCCAGAACATGGCTCTCTTTCCATTCCTGCATCCACAGTCTGGTCTTGACCTCAGCCACCTCCCAGGTGGATTCCGGGAGAATTTACAAGCTAAGACTGTCCTGCAtcatccctcttctctccctctgtcctaggTTACATGCTAATCCACTCAAAAATAaccagcctgctggccctggctTTTGATTCCCTTTTTCAGCTATCATCTGCTATGTCATTTCCCTTAGCTAGATGAAATCTCACCTCTGGGTGTGATTTGCCACCTCCATGAAATCTCACTtcctctactgagagctcatctcctccagaaggccttcccagactgagctccctctttcctgtccccctcctcattgcacctgtatatatgtttgtacagatttattactctatttattttacttatacatatttactattctatttattttgttaatgatgtgcatctagctttacttctatttattctgacgacttgacacctgtccacatgttttgttttgttgtctgtctcccccttctagactgtgagcctgttgatgggtagggaccgtctctatatgttgccaacttgtacttcccaagcgcttagtacagtacagtacagcttagcacacagtaagcgctcaataaatacgattgaatgaatgaatgatttccagaCCACCCCAAGGAGTGCTAAGCCCTCCACTCCCTGCCACGCCATCCTTTGCCATTCTCATCTCCTTGACTCCTGAGCACTTTTGCAATTTCTGaagagctttaaagcaatcattcaccttgcccctcctattttacctcacagacttcctactacaacccagaacacttaccttgttcctctaatgccaatctactcatcaTACCTCAAACTGGTCTCTCTTgctaccgacctctcacccactccttcctgcttcatatctgacagatcaccactctccccaacttcaaaaccttattaaaatcacttctcctccaaaatgaactaagtccttatttcctttcctccctctcccatctgcaccacccttgcatttggatgtgCATCCTTTATTTGTCCCACTCTCAtctccacagaatttatgtacatatccgtaatttaattttatattaataggggtctccccttctagaccaaaaGTTCCATAATaatacaaatggtatttgttaagtacttactatgtgccaatcactgaactaagggctgaggtagatacaagataatcaagttccatatggggctcacagtgtaagtaagaaggagaagaggtattgaatccccactttccagatgatggaattgaggcgccaagaagtaaagtgacttacccaaggtcaggccacaaagaaatggcagagctgggattagaacccaggtcctttgactaccagactcgtgttctttccactagaagcagtgtggcttagtagaaagagcacgagcttgagagtcagaggtcgtgggttctaatcccgggtcttccGCTTGTCAGTTgagattttgggcatgtcacttcacttctctgtaccttggttaccacatctgtaaaatggggactaagactgtgggctccacttgggacaacctgcttgccttgtatctactcctgtgcttataacagtgcttggcacatagtaagcacttaacaaataccattattattattattattattacaggcagggaatgtgtctaccaatttagaTTGTACTGtcatactgtgctcttccaagcacttaatacagtggtctgcacacagtaagtgttcagtaaatacaactgaatgattcggTAAGAGAGCAACGCCTCTCATTTGGTTCATGTtttgtcacattcattcaatcgtatttattgagagcttactgtgtgcagagcactgtacatcatATGGTTACATGATATATTTGGGCTAGAACACTACCAGGGAATTAGACAATCTTCCCAATCCACCTGCCTGTATCTAATATAGAGTctgaagaaatggttgtgtgcatACATATGTGGCAGACATTATAACTGTGGTGtctcttaggcacttactatatgctgagcattaTGCAGATGGAGGTGTAAAGTAaagcatgagttttccttaataggGGACACAGCTTCCACATTGAAAGAGAAACTGAGGTATTAGTTGGGATTTTCTGCATCTCCCCcattatgagctccttgagggtaaatgACATGtctttttgtttctgttgtaacgcgcctagtaaagtgctttgcgcacagtgatATTAATAGCTATGGCTGGTTCACAAGTTACTGCAGTGCCCTACCTGCTAGCAAAATGGTGAGAAAATACTTCCACACTCCTTCCATTTCAGCATTTCTTCTTCACcctagagaaaaagggagagagggggaaggcttTAGAAACCAAAACAAACTGATCAAAATGAATGccagtttagaaaaaaaaaaaggccttttcTGATGTTcctatttgggggggggggggtgttgttttgttttttaaacccaCCAGGATTTTATTGCATCCGTGGGGGTCTGGACCAAGAGAAATCTC belongs to Tachyglossus aculeatus isolate mTacAcu1 chromosome 18, mTacAcu1.pri, whole genome shotgun sequence and includes:
- the IGSF5 gene encoding immunoglobulin superfamily member 5 isoform X1, encoding MEGVWKYFLTILLAVSGSCSHITEGPQNVTVLEGSEARFNCTVSQGWQLILWYINDQVSLSVTVNGPIISSDRIIPESYQSGDYFTSEIIIRDVRRSDSGKIKCGLQNSTKEGIAFLSVQVNGSLCIKNDSLVLIEDKAHEIICEASGWDPLPNISWVIDVLVNHSSYYSFPKPGDLQSLVSILSLTPQGNGTLTCIASMAGLPFTQSVMVHLTVIKSPLEGESLSNTFPTWAIILLAVGLPLLLILIILLVMLFCCGCSCKKRKEASYQSKISSRNLSISKPNDGPIQVMWNNGKENYGYSSDEPRNTKISSPPSVTSNFSAPRQGGQVRLPHQIHEEQQQVRTAHSTPTVYPSHPRKIRNATLV
- the IGSF5 gene encoding immunoglobulin superfamily member 5 isoform X2: MEGVWKYFLTILLAVSGSCSHITEGPQNVTVLEGSEARFNCTVSQGWQLILWYINDQVSLSVTVNGPIISSDRIIPESYQSGDYFTSEIIIRDVRRSDSGKIKCGLQNSTKEGIAFLSVQVNGSLCIKNDSLVLIEDKAHEIICEASGWDPLPNISWVIDVLVNHSSYYSFPKPGDLQSLVSILSLTPQGNGTLTCIASMAGLPFTQSVMVHLTVIKSPLEGESLSNTFPTWAIILLAVGLPLLLILIILLVMLFCCGCSCKKRKEASYQSKIRNLSISKPNDGPIQVMWNNGKENYGYSSDEPRNTKISSPPSVTSNFSAPRQGGQVRLPHQIHEEQQQVRTAHSTPTVYPSHPRKIRNATLV
- the IGSF5 gene encoding immunoglobulin superfamily member 5 isoform X3, whose translation is MEGVWKYFLTILLAVSGSCSHITEGPQNVTVLEGSEARFNCTVSQGWQLILWYINDQVSLSVTVNGPIISSDRIIPESYQSGDYFTSEIIIRDVRRSDSGKIKCGLQNSTKEGIAFLSVQVNGSLCIKNDSLVLIEDKAHEIICEASGWDPLPNISWVIDVLVNHSSYYSFPKPGDLQSLVSILSLTPQGNGTLTCIASMAGLPFTQSVMVHLTVIKSPLEASYQSKISSRNLSISKPNDGPIQVMWNNGKENYGYSSDEPRNTKISSPPSVTSNFSAPRQGGQVRLPHQIHEEQQQVRTAHSTPTVYPSHPRKIRNATLV
- the IGSF5 gene encoding immunoglobulin superfamily member 5 isoform X4; translation: MEGVWKYFLTILLAVSGSCSHITEGPQNVTVLEGSEARFNCTVSQGWQLILWYINDQVSLSVTVNGPIISSDRIIPESYQSGDYFTSEIIIRDVRRSDSGKIKCGLQNSTKEGIAFLSVQVNGSLCIKNDSLVLIEDKAHEIICEASGWDPLPNISWVIDVLVNHSSYYSFPKPGDLQSLVSILSLTPQGNGTLTCIASMAGLPFTQSVMVHLTVIKSPLEASYQSKIRNLSISKPNDGPIQVMWNNGKENYGYSSDEPRNTKISSPPSVTSNFSAPRQGGQVRLPHQIHEEQQQVRTAHSTPTVYPSHPRKIRNATLV